From Deinococcus ruber:
TCATTCAGTCCTTGAAGGGTGCTCAGCGCCACGCGATCTTCTCATTTTCTTTTGGAAGGTCGGTTGAGGCACGGAGGTAGAGGGCGGTGGTGTCGAGTGAAGCGTGCCTTATGAGCTGGGCCAGCCGGTGCAGCGGCACCTGCTCGGCCATCACGTAGCCGAAGCGGTGTCTGAGGTCATGCAGACCAAGATCCAGGTCAACGAGCCGGGCGTATTTACGGATCAGGTGACTCAGGGCGCGCACCGACAGCACCGTGCCTTGCCGGGGAGAGCTGAACAGGTGCGCGGAAGGCTCAGGCAGCACTGGGCGACAGACTCGGATGGCCTCATGGGCGGCAGGGTCGAGCGGGACAGTACGTCGCCTGGGGCCCGGGCCGGCAAGCCACAGACTGCCGCCCGTCTGCCCGAGCGTCACATCATGCCACCGAAGCTGACAGATCTCGCTGGCCCGCAGACCCGTGTGGCGCATCAAGACCACGGTGGCCCGGTCGCTCAGCGTGCCGTGGTGAGTCACGCTGAGCCTCAGCGTCGCCTCTTCCTGATCGGTCAGGTGCCGTGGAGGCATGGGGTAGCTAGCTGCAGGAAGCAGACAAATGAACGGCACAGACTGGACCGCAGCGCCAGCAACCAGCGCCGTCTGCTGAGACCAAGCGCAGAAACGTTTGAGACCACTCAGGGTGCGGTTGATGCTGGCCGGTTTGAGCTTGAGCCGTTCGAGATACGCCACGTACCGAGTCCGCAGAGGCGTGGCGAGGTGTCGGGGTGAGAACATTAGGTCGCTCAGCTCTGTTTCGACCCAGCCGGCGAAGGGTAGAGTGTCGCACAGGTAGGCTCGACAGGTACCTGCACTGAGCCTGTCCAGGGTGAGCAGGTGACGGTCGAATGCGGCAATGAGGTTCAGCGTCGGTGTGGAGAGGGGAGGAACGCTCCGTGTCTTCGCACGCAACATTCCAGGCCGCAGAGGCTCTGTAACAAATTCAACCATGTGTCTGGCTCCTGAGGGGAGGGTGGTTCCAGACAAACATGGCCGCTGTGTAGAATGTCCTGCGCCAATAATAAATGTTCTCAGACGCAAATACGAATTCATGGCCTTTATGAAGTAGAGTGGTCTTGCTTTATGACAGCTGGCGAAAACCGAGCGTCTGGCTCGGTTCACGGGCACCACGCAAGCAACTCACCCATCAGACCACCCTGCCCGTCGCGCTCAGCACGGCCCACGCCTTGAACCAGGTGGCGGTGACGCTCATGACCCCGGAGTTGCTGAACACGGATCGCCGGACTGTGCAGCGCGCCCTGCGCTCAGATGAGTTTCTGGAATTTAAACGGCAGGCAAAGAAACTTGACCCCTACAAGGCGCACTTGGTGCAGCGCTGGAACGAGGGGTGCCGAACCACACCACTGTTGCTGGCTGAGCTTCACGCGCAGGGATATACCGGTTCCCGCACGGCCGTCTCCGTCTACATCCAACGTTTACGGCAAGCTCAAGGAATACGCACCCTGATCATCCCACCGCCTCCCTCACCTCGTTCCAAGCCGCGCTCTCGCTGGTACGACGACCAGAGAAACGCACTGAGTTGGACGATACGTTCTTGGCACAGATGTTGGCGGGTGACCCAGAGGTGCAGGAAGCGGTCACGTTGGCGCGTACGTTCGCAGGGATGATTCGTGACCGAATGAAAAAATTCCCACTGTGACGAGGTTGAGACAGCTCCTCGCTGCTTTGACCCTGACAGAGCTCGATCTGTCCATGGTCACGCACCTTCAGGATTCGAGGAGGCCGATATACAGAGCCGCCAAACTGTCCTGGAGCGCCGTGAGCAGATCGATGTGCATGGCCCCGAGACCGCTCTCTGACAACACCTGACGAACTGCTGGGGCTGGTTCACTCATTGGCTGTAGTCCGGCAATCAGCGCCTGGGTGTAGGTGAGGAGCCTCAGGCCGCCACCTTCCGGGAGACCCGGCAGGCCGTGTTCCAGCAGCAGGGTGATGGTCTGGAGGCGCTCTGCGAGCCAGCGTTTGTGCAGGAGTGCGCGTTCGGCGCTGATGTTGTGTTCAAGCAGTCCCGCGAGCAGGGGGATCAGGCGCAGGAGATCGGGATGTTCGGCGGACATCGCGGTGACCAGCGTCGCCAGGCTGAGTGGGGTATGGGTGCCGCCCAACCGCAGGTGCTTTTCCAGGGCGTTTAACCATGCGCCGAGCAGCGCTTCGTACAGTTCCAGAAACAGCGCTTCCTTGCTGGTGAAGTAGGCGAACAGCGCGGGCTTGGTCAGACCGACCCGCACGGCGATGTCCGCCAGCGTCAGGGCAGGGTATCGAGTGGTCGCGAGTAGAAGACGGGCCTGCTCCAGAATCTCTGCCCGCCGGGCCGCCTTGGCTTCTCCGGATCGCGCACGCGCTTGAATGACCATTGGTCAATGGTAGCTCAAACTGTTCTTGCGCTCAAAATACGGAATTTAAAGATGAAGCCTTGACATATTGACCGAGGGTCATTAAACTCAATTGACTGCGGGTCAGTAAAGAGCTGAGCCTTCGGTACGGCCCCAAGACGCCAACTTCGTTCAGAGGAGCACCCCATGACCACTCCCACCCAGCCCCTCCCCCGCCGCACCGCGCTGATCACCGGCGCCAGCAGCGGCATCGGCGAACACTTCGCCCGCCAACTTGCAGCCAGGAAGATCGACGTCATTCTGGTCGCCCGCACCGCCAGCAAACTCGAAGCGCTCGCAGCCGCACTCCACGCCCAGCACGGCATCCGGGCAACGGTGATCGCGCAGGATTTGACCCAGCCAGCCGCAGCCCAGCGCATCGAGACCGAGGTGAACAGGCTCGGATTGACGGTAGACTTTCTGATCAACAATGCGGGCTTCGCGTCCTACGGCGAGTTTCATACCCTCCCCCTGGCGCACGAACTGGAGATGATCCAGGTCAACATCGCGGCACTCACCGACCTGACGCACCGCTTCCTACCAGGCATGGTCGAGCGCCGCCGAGGCCGGGTGCTGAACGTCGCGAGCACCGCCGCCTTCATGCCCGGCCCGCTGATGGCGGTGTACTACGCCTCCAAGGCCTATGTCCTGAGCTTTTCCGAAGCGCTGAACGAGGAAGTGCGGTCGTCCGGCGTGTACGTTACAGCGCTGTGTCCAGGGCCGGTCGAGACGGGGTTTCAAGACCGCGCTCAGATGGGGGAGAGCAAACTGATCGCGGGCAACAATCCGCTGCTCTCACCGATGATGAGCGCTGACGAGGTGGCCCGCCAGGGGCTGGAGGCGATGGTTGCCGGTCAGACTGTGAAGGTGGTCGGCCGGGTCAACAAGCTGCAAACCCTCACGCCGCGCTTCCTGCCGCGCAGCCTGGTGCCGCGCATGGTCAAGCAGACTCAGGCGCGCAACCACTGATGCTGCTCTATGGGGCCAGCGGCTTCATGGGTGAACTCATCGCCCGTGAGGCGGCGCGCCAGGGTCTGCCCGTCACGCTGGCCGGCCGTACCGAGGCCAGCCTGGCAGTCCTGGGCACCGAACTCGGGTTGCCGTACCGGGTCTTCGCGCTGGATAACCCCGACGCGGCCCAGCAGGCACTCGGCGGACACCGGATCTTGATCAACGCCAGCGGGCCGTTTCACGTCACCGCCGCGCCGCTGCTGCGACACGCCCTCAACGCGGGCGTGCATTACCTGGATCTGGCCGGCGAGGTCGAGGACTTCGTGGCGGTGCAGGCACGCGACGCCGAAGCGGTGGCGCGCGGCGTGAGGCTGATGCCGGGGGTTGGCTTCGGGGTCTTTCCTACCGACAGCCTCGCCGTCTTTCTACATGGCCTGTTACCCGACGCCGTGCGGCTCACCCTGGCCTTCGAGACGCAGGGCGGCGTGTCCCAGGAAACGGCCCAGACGGTGCTGTACGGACTCGCGCACGGCGGGGTGGCGCGGCGTGGCGGGGCGCTGAGGCCGGTACCGGCAGCCTGGAAACGGCGGCGCATCGAGTTCGGATCAGGCCCTCGCACGGCCCTCTTCAACCCCTGGCGGGCCGATCTCATCAGTGCGTATGCCAGCACTGGCATCGCGGACATCGACACCTACAGCGTCGTTCCGCAGCCGCTGGCCAGTCTGATGCGTCTCGACGCCGTATGGCCCGCACTGGTTCGCAGCCAAGCGGTTCAGCGGCTGCTTCAGCGCCAGGTAGCGACCCAGGCTCGCGGGCCGAGTGCATCGGAACGTGCGGCCGGACGCACGGCAGTCTACGGCGAAATCGAGAACCTTGAGGGCCAGCGCGTGGCGGCCCGGCTGTTCGGTCCGGAAGCCTACCGCTTCAGCGCCCAGAGCGCAGTACTGGCCGCCCGACTGGTGCTGCAGGGACAGCACCGACCCGGCTACCGGACACCTGCCGAGGTCTTCGGCCCAGACGCACTGCTCAGCCTGCCGGACGTTCGCCGCGAGCAGGTGTAGGGCGGTTCAGCTTCAAGTCGACTGCGTTCACCGAACCTCACCCCTGTTCATTCAAAGGAGTCCATCATGATCCTGATCGCTGGAACCGTCCGTCTTCACCCCCAACAGCGCGAGGCTGCGGTTGCGCACGCCCTCCGTATGGCGCAGGCCACCCACGCCGAAGCCGGTTGCCTGGCGTATACCTTCAGCGCCGATCTGGCCGACCCTGACGTCTTCCACATCTTCGAAGCATGGGGCGACGAGGCGGCGCTGCGCGCGCACTTCCAGACGCCGCACATGGCGGAGTTTAACCGTCAGCTTCCGACCCTGGTGGCGGCGGCGCCCCAGCTTCAGAAGTATCAGGTGTCCTCGTCCGCACCATTTTGAGTGAAGACCAGCCACACCGCGCAACCAAGCAAGGCTGCAGGTACAGCGAGACGAGCGTCCCTCAACGGAATGAGGGGGGGCGATCATGGATCGCTACCAAATGATCCTGCCTTCGTTCGGGCACGGACATCGGTGCCGGGCGGCCCTGTGGCAGCACTTCAACGATCCCGGCGCTGCAGCGCGACGAGCGACCACCTGCGTTGCGACCGCCGCTGAACACGTCGTGCCGCTGACCGAACCGCCGCAGCGCCCCCGCAAGGTGCCAGTCCGTGACGCCATCGTCAAGCACGAGCGGCTGAGGGCTGACGCCCTGTGAGAAAGGAGACTTCCATGCCGACCAGTTTCAGCAGGACCACACTCGAAACCAAGGCGACCCCTGAGCAGGCATTTGAAGACGTCCGTGACGTTTCGGCGTTTTCCTCTTGGCTCTCACCCTCGCTTTCTTACAGAGGCACGACGACCCCCAGCCCTGGGCGGGCTCTGCTCGGAACCCGGTATGTCGACCACACGACCATTGGCGACATGGCAGGAGAGGTCGTGGAGTTCCAGGTCCATCGACGGATCACCTTCTCGCAGCAACCGCAGAGGCTGGGCCTTGCCCTTCGGATCACGTACGATCTTGAACCCGCGCTCACCGGCACAAAGATCACACGCGTTGGAAGGATCACCACGACGGGGGTTCTCGCACTCATCCATCCAGTCGTTGTCTTTGCAATTCGATCAGAAAATCGGCGGACGATGAAGCGACTCAAAGACCTGCTGGAACTACAGGCGAGACACCTCAGCAGCGATCAGCCACATTCCTCCCACACCGATCCAGACGCGCAGCTTCCACCCAAGACTCACTCGGGATGAAGAAGAGGAACTGGGCCATCAGATGCTCCAGGCCCTTTCCAGCCTCACCCTCTCCACGCCCGTTCCCACGCCACCCCCTGAGCGTGGTCTGGCCGATTATGCCCGCAAAGTCCGGCAGCTCGGGCAGCGCAGACGCCTGGACGATCCCCGCCCCATCCCGCTGTTCCACGGCCAGAACAGCGGCAGCGTGTCCGAACTCCGGCTGCGACTGGATGCCCTGACGGATGACGCCCGCCCCGCCTTACGCGAGTGGGCGGCCCGCTCGCTGGTGCTGCTCCGCAGCGCACCCACGCACCGAGTTGCCTACGATGCGGCGGTGCTGGAAGCGGTTGAGCGGGCCGCGCGACTCGCCCGCGTGTGCCTCCCCTTGCCCAGCCCAGCCGCGCTGAAGAGCGTGCAGGTGATCGTCTCCAAGGACCGCGTCGCCTGGGAGAAGCTCGGGAAGGTCACCGACAGCGGCCTCACGTCACTGTCCGTCACGGTGGGCAGCGAGAAATACAAGTTCGATCCCAGGAGTGGCGAGCTCTTGGGCAGCCGTTCACGCCCTTTGCACCGCACCTCCGTCGCCCGGAGTGACGCGTTCAGAGGCTGAAGAAGAACACAAGCACGCCTGAGCCCGAGCGAGGAAAAGATACGGACGACGTCCAACCCACTGCATTATGACAAGGGGTATGGAGCTGTACGATCCCCGACCCACCCCCGACAGTCTTGACCTCAATCGCACGTACGACTGCTTCCTGCTGGCGCTCGAGCATGCCCCCCCGTCACAACACTGCCTCGTCTTGCTGGGCAACCTGATTGCTGATCGCCCGAGCGTCCTACAGAGCTCTCAGCAGCTCCAACCGCTTCATCCGAACATGGGCGACAACTCCTGGACAACTCCGAACGGCTGATGATCATGGCGCTCTTCAGCCTGCCCAGCGAACGTCATGCCACCGGTCCTACACCGCGTGACCCTTCAAGCATCGCCACGTCCATTCCTGAGCGAACGAATCAGGTTCACTCGGAGAGGTCGCTGTTCTCATGCCTGTGAACCGTCACAGTGCAGTTCATGACCGCCTGGTGAATGCAGGCAAGGGCGAAGACGGATGAAGAGGATGGTCAATTCGCTGTACCCGCTTCCCCCCAATGAACGGTTGTTCTGGTGAGGGGGCGTATGTCAGGCATCACCCCCTTCGGCGCATTCCGCCTCCAGGCATTCTCGCTCCGTCAACAAACGCTGCTGCTGCTGCTCGCCGTGATCATCCCAACGGTCTTGCTTCAGGTTGTGCTCGTCCCCGACCTGCTGCTCAGGCACTTCGTCGCCTTGGAACACCGTCAACTCGCATTCACAGGCACTGCGGTCCAACACGACTACGCGCGCGAGGAGGCCCGCCTGCAAGCCTTTACCGAGAATTTCGCCTCGTGGACCGAGACATACGGGTTCGCAGAGGGTCACAACCCAACCTACTTGAATTCAGCCCTCGTGCCCAGCACGTTTGTAGGCGGCCATGTGACGGTCTGGGGTGTCACGAACCGCACCGGCAGGCTGCTGTCAGCCGCTACGTACAGTTCAGATGGAATTAAAGTGGACACCGCAGCACAACAACTCGTCCGGACCCTTCTGCGTACCCTGCCGGACGATCCCAGCCGTTCGGTCTCTGGCGTGGCCAACGTTGGTGAAGCGTTCTACCTGCTGGCGGCCCGTCCGATCACCCGTGACGATGGCAGTGGTCTGGCGGGGCGGTTCACCTTTGCTCGTCTGCTGACACCTGCAACGCTCCAGGAGATCACGTCCCTCGATCCTGCCAGTCGCCTGATGTTAACCAGACCATCCGCCGGTTCATTCCCAGACCAACGTACCCAGACAACACTGCATTTGCCCCTCAATGCTCCGAATGGAACGGTGTCTGCAGTCCTGCAGGTTACGCAGCGGCGTCCTATTCTCATCGCCGGGCAGCAAGCCGTCGGGCAACTCCGGATGCTCACAGTCCTGAGTGCTGCAACCGTGCTGTTGCTTGGAATGGCCCTGATCCGGAGCCGGGTGCTGCGGGTTGTAGAACGCTACGATGCCGGCATCCGTCAAATGCAGGCGGACCCTACCTATCGCCTCAAAATCCATGCACAAGATGAGCTGGGGCGCCTCGCCACAACCGTCAATGACCTCACGGAGCGGCACTACCAGCACTATCTCGAGATTCAAGCGCTGCATCAGCATGACAGTCTCACAGGGCTGCTCAACCGGACCGGCCTGATACGTACGACCGCGCAGGACCGCTTCACGAGCGCCATTATGCTTCAGGTTAGAAACCTCGACAGTCTCAGTGCCCTGTACGGCACTGGGTGGGTGGATCGGTTGGTGATAGACCTGGCAACCCGGCTGTACGAGGAAGCACCGGACACAGTGTGTGCACGGATCCGGTTTGACACCTTCGCGCTGCTCAGCAGGCAGCCGCTCGTTCGTTTTGCGCCGCTGTGCGCCGCCGCTGCTCGCCCTTATCTGATGAACACTGGAGAAGTGCAGCTCACAATCATCATCGGCCAGGTTGAGATGGAAGCGTCCATGTCTGCCGAGCAGTTGCTGAGTTGTTCTGAACTTGCACTCCAAGAAGCGCGCGATGCAGGCGAGTTGCACCGTACGTACACCCAGGGCACCCGGCAGCGCCTTGACCGGCGACGGCAGCTGGAAGACGGGCTGCGGACCATGACCGAAGCGACGTTCACGCTGCACTACCAACCAGTGGTGGACATCCATGAGCAGGTCCCCGTCTCATACGAGGCACTGCTGCGCTGGCAGCATCCCACGCTCGGGCCTGTGCCACCGGCGGAGTTCATTCCGCTTGCGGAGCGTGGCGGCTACATCTACGCGCTGGGACAATGGGTGCTCCGACAAGCAATGAGTGACCTGCTGCGCGCCCACCGGCCGGGTCTGAAGATCAATGTCAACGTCAGTCCCCTGCAACTGCTCAATCCCGCGTTCGCGGACGATACCCTCACGCTCGTGAGGGCGGCGGGCCTGCCAACGGCCTGCTTGGTACTGGAAGTGACAGAAAGTGCTGTGCTCGAGAATCTCGAACTCGCGACGGCGCACCTGACGGCCCTCCGCGCAGCGGGCGTGCAAATCGCACTCGACGATTTCGGAGCCGGATATTCCAGCCTCTCACTCCTTGCCCGTCTGCCGATTGACATGATCAAACTGGACCGGGCCTTCTTGGCCACAGCGCTCACGGAACACGCCGCGCGGACGATCCTCGCTCAAATCGTCGCGCTGGGTACGCGCCTTGAGCTGCCTGTGGTCGCCGAGGGCATCGAAAACCTTGACATGCTCCGTCTGTTGCGAGAGCTGCAGGTCCGGCTCGGCCAGGGCTATCTCTTCGGTCGTCCCGCACCATTCAGCGCATCACTCGGCCGGTCCCGGAACGACGCGTGATGCTGCGAGCGCTCTTTCTGAACGGGTGCGTGCTTGTGACGCTCACCTTTCTCCTCAGCCTCACCTATCCGTTCCGGAACGTCCCAGACCGGTGGCAGCGGCCGTTGCGCCTGATGTTGTTCAGTGTGATGGGCATCGTCCTGATGTACTTCCCTGCTGAATTGCTTCCCGGTGTTCACTTGGATCTCCGTGCGGTTCCGGTGCTGCTGGTGACCCTCGAAGTCGGGTTGCTCCATGGATTGGGCGCCGCAGTCATCATCCTGAGTGTCCGGTTCCTTCAGGGTGGTACCGGCGTGCTTCCAGGTGTGCTTGCTCTCCTCACTGTCACTGTCACGGCAGGGCTGGCACGCCGGTACCAGGCCATTCAGATCCGAGACCTCGTAACGTCACGAGGTCTCTGGGCACTTCTGCTGTGTCTTCCATACCCCCTCACGCTCCTACTCCTGCCGAACGGTCAAAGCGCACTCCTGCGACTGGGTGGCCCGCTGCTGCTGTTCAATGCTGCAGGACTGCTGGTCTGCGCCTCGATCTTGATCCAACGCCAACAGTCGCTCTGGATCTTGGAACAGCTGACACACCAGGCTGAACGGGACGCGCTGACGGGGCTCGCGAACCGCCGACGGTTTGATCTGGATCTACAACGGTTGGGACGTCAGGACGCGCTCCTGTTGATCGACATTGATCACTTTAAGCGGGTGAACGACACATTTGGTCATGCCGTGGGCGACGAAGTACTGCGGGAGGTAGCCCGCTGCCTGGAGAGCCAAGGACGCGCCCGCGATACCACCTACCGATACGGCGGAGA
This genomic window contains:
- a CDS encoding tyrosine-type recombinase/integrase, whose translation is MPPRHLTDQEEATLRLSVTHHGTLSDRATVVLMRHTGLRASEICQLRWHDVTLGQTGGSLWLAGPGPRRRTVPLDPAAHEAIRVCRPVLPEPSAHLFSSPRQGTVLSVRALSHLIRKYARLVDLDLGLHDLRHRFGYVMAEQVPLHRLAQLIRHASLDTTALYLRASTDLPKENEKIAWR
- a CDS encoding SRPBCC family protein; translated protein: MPTSFSRTTLETKATPEQAFEDVRDVSAFSSWLSPSLSYRGTTTPSPGRALLGTRYVDHTTIGDMAGEVVEFQVHRRITFSQQPQRLGLALRITYDLEPALTGTKITRVGRITTTGVLALIHPVVVFAIRSENRRTMKRLKDLLELQARHLSSDQPHSSHTDPDAQLPPKTHSG
- a CDS encoding putative quinol monooxygenase; the encoded protein is MILIAGTVRLHPQQREAAVAHALRMAQATHAEAGCLAYTFSADLADPDVFHIFEAWGDEAALRAHFQTPHMAEFNRQLPTLVAAAPQLQKYQVSSSAPF
- a CDS encoding bifunctional diguanylate cyclase/phosphodiesterase, producing the protein MSGITPFGAFRLQAFSLRQQTLLLLLAVIIPTVLLQVVLVPDLLLRHFVALEHRQLAFTGTAVQHDYAREEARLQAFTENFASWTETYGFAEGHNPTYLNSALVPSTFVGGHVTVWGVTNRTGRLLSAATYSSDGIKVDTAAQQLVRTLLRTLPDDPSRSVSGVANVGEAFYLLAARPITRDDGSGLAGRFTFARLLTPATLQEITSLDPASRLMLTRPSAGSFPDQRTQTTLHLPLNAPNGTVSAVLQVTQRRPILIAGQQAVGQLRMLTVLSAATVLLLGMALIRSRVLRVVERYDAGIRQMQADPTYRLKIHAQDELGRLATTVNDLTERHYQHYLEIQALHQHDSLTGLLNRTGLIRTTAQDRFTSAIMLQVRNLDSLSALYGTGWVDRLVIDLATRLYEEAPDTVCARIRFDTFALLSRQPLVRFAPLCAAAARPYLMNTGEVQLTIIIGQVEMEASMSAEQLLSCSELALQEARDAGELHRTYTQGTRQRLDRRRQLEDGLRTMTEATFTLHYQPVVDIHEQVPVSYEALLRWQHPTLGPVPPAEFIPLAERGGYIYALGQWVLRQAMSDLLRAHRPGLKINVNVSPLQLLNPAFADDTLTLVRAAGLPTACLVLEVTESAVLENLELATAHLTALRAAGVQIALDDFGAGYSSLSLLARLPIDMIKLDRAFLATALTEHAARTILAQIVALGTRLELPVVAEGIENLDMLRLLRELQVRLGQGYLFGRPAPFSASLGRSRNDA
- a CDS encoding SDR family NAD(P)-dependent oxidoreductase, with translation MTTPTQPLPRRTALITGASSGIGEHFARQLAARKIDVILVARTASKLEALAAALHAQHGIRATVIAQDLTQPAAAQRIETEVNRLGLTVDFLINNAGFASYGEFHTLPLAHELEMIQVNIAALTDLTHRFLPGMVERRRGRVLNVASTAAFMPGPLMAVYYASKAYVLSFSEALNEEVRSSGVYVTALCPGPVETGFQDRAQMGESKLIAGNNPLLSPMMSADEVARQGLEAMVAGQTVKVVGRVNKLQTLTPRFLPRSLVPRMVKQTQARNH
- a CDS encoding TetR/AcrR family transcriptional regulator, producing MVIQARARSGEAKAARRAEILEQARLLLATTRYPALTLADIAVRVGLTKPALFAYFTSKEALFLELYEALLGAWLNALEKHLRLGGTHTPLSLATLVTAMSAEHPDLLRLIPLLAGLLEHNISAERALLHKRWLAERLQTITLLLEHGLPGLPEGGGLRLLTYTQALIAGLQPMSEPAPAVRQVLSESGLGAMHIDLLTALQDSLAALYIGLLES
- a CDS encoding GGDEF domain-containing protein; this translates as MTLTFLLSLTYPFRNVPDRWQRPLRLMLFSVMGIVLMYFPAELLPGVHLDLRAVPVLLVTLEVGLLHGLGAAVIILSVRFLQGGTGVLPGVLALLTVTVTAGLARRYQAIQIRDLVTSRGLWALLLCLPYPLTLLLLPNGQSALLRLGGPLLLFNAAGLLVCASILIQRQQSLWILEQLTHQAERDALTGLANRRRFDLDLQRLGRQDALLLIDIDHFKRVNDTFGHAVGDEVLREVARCLESQGRARDTTYRYGGEEFAVILREIQPAHLRRVADRFRTAVGQCSMPPLNGQRITVSVGVAHAHVPFPIEDADRALYAAKKAGRNCVQLAPNEHRQLTRTPERSQ
- a CDS encoding saccharopine dehydrogenase family protein, producing the protein MLLYGASGFMGELIAREAARQGLPVTLAGRTEASLAVLGTELGLPYRVFALDNPDAAQQALGGHRILINASGPFHVTAAPLLRHALNAGVHYLDLAGEVEDFVAVQARDAEAVARGVRLMPGVGFGVFPTDSLAVFLHGLLPDAVRLTLAFETQGGVSQETAQTVLYGLAHGGVARRGGALRPVPAAWKRRRIEFGSGPRTALFNPWRADLISAYASTGIADIDTYSVVPQPLASLMRLDAVWPALVRSQAVQRLLQRQVATQARGPSASERAAGRTAVYGEIENLEGQRVAARLFGPEAYRFSAQSAVLAARLVLQGQHRPGYRTPAEVFGPDALLSLPDVRREQV